One segment of Rosa chinensis cultivar Old Blush chromosome 6, RchiOBHm-V2, whole genome shotgun sequence DNA contains the following:
- the LOC112170617 gene encoding uncharacterized protein LOC112170617 isoform X2 has product MQSLAPIRPRFGRCLPTFRAFSSSSSSSEFRSSDYSNQSRGGLPRFFSERLPSSKGGLVRVQDDEFWHMAEVLRLRANNRKLGYFIFYAVIVDLVVVWINVCKGRAV; this is encoded by the exons ATGCAGAGCCTAGCACCAATACGACCTCGTTTCGGGAGGTGCCTCCCAACCTTTCGagcattctcttcttcttcttcttcttcagagttCAGAAGTTCAGATTACTCCAACCAGTCCCGCGGTGGCCTCCCTCGCTTCTTCTCCGAACGCCTCCCTTCTTCCAAG GGAGGCCTAGTTCGTGTTCAAGACGATGAGTTCTGGCACATGGCTGAAGTCTTGAGATTGCGCGCCAACAATAG gaaaTTAGGATACTTTATTTTCTATGCTGTAATTGTGGATTTAGTGGTGGTGTGGATAAATGTGTGCAAGGGTAGAGCTGTTTAA
- the LOC112170617 gene encoding uncharacterized protein LOC112170617 isoform X1, which yields MQSLAPIRPRFGRCLPTFRAFSSSSSSSEFRSSDYSNQSRGGLPRFFSERLPSSKGGLVRVQDDEFWHMAEVLRLRANNRVELFNGKGGLVEGVIQTVDRSGLDFVALEDPKLVLPQSTQWHVFAAFG from the exons ATGCAGAGCCTAGCACCAATACGACCTCGTTTCGGGAGGTGCCTCCCAACCTTTCGagcattctcttcttcttcttcttcttcagagttCAGAAGTTCAGATTACTCCAACCAGTCCCGCGGTGGCCTCCCTCGCTTCTTCTCCGAACGCCTCCCTTCTTCCAAG GGAGGCCTAGTTCGTGTTCAAGACGATGAGTTCTGGCACATGGCTGAAGTCTTGAGATTGCGCGCCAACAATAG GGTAGAGCTGTTTAATGGGAAAGGAGGCCTGGTAGAAGGTGTCATACAGACGGTGGACCGGTCCGGGCTTGATTTCGTGGCCTTGGAAGATCCAAAGTTGGTTCTTCCACAGAGCACCCAGTGGCATGTGTTTGCAGCTTTTGGTTAG
- the LOC112173577 gene encoding non-functional pseudokinase ZED1, which yields MPSKVLYSLLPCLTKKEKDANGSYLLNGSILLEDLIASSDGKLTNPIRHYSADELIKATNNFHSSCLVLENALYNIFTGFLDNRLVIIKKEGRRDDSYCNFDQAKNEVIRDIIISMQMSTHKNVLKLLGCCLEFPIPALVLEHAGKGVLNAVGGLGVNDSLNWKTRLRVAKQLANAITYLHTAFPRPIIHRNLKHSCIFLDDEFVPKISDFSDSITIPPEQSHVEDLVKGTFGYLDPAYRKSGCITEQTDVYSFGVILLVFLTGLNASKQNQAAEKWESLVSYVKLHACDDQFQMIVDPKILEGLGGEDEQAQQKQLHEFLSLALLCTQDKSEARPDMIDVAKELVRIENSTFPPR from the exons ATGCCATCTAAAGTCTT GTACTCGTTGCTTCCATGTTTgacaaagaaggaaaaagatgCCAATGGATCATATTTGCTTAATGGAAGCATCTTATTAGAAGATCTCATTGCCTCTAGTGATGGAAAATTAACTAATCCTATTCGCCACTACTCAGCTGATGAACTCATCAAGGCAACCAATAACTTTCATTCTTCTTGCCTTGTACTAGAGAACGCATTATACAATATATTCACCGGATTTTTAGACAACCGATTAGTTATCATTAAGAAGGAAGGGCGGAGGGATGACTCCTACTGCAATTTCGACCAAGCCAAGAATGAGGTCATTCGTGACATTATAATATCAATGCAGATGAGCACTCATAAGAATGTTTTGAAATTGTTGGGCTGCTGCTTAGAGTTCCCCATACCAGCTTTAGTGCTTGAACATGCAGGCAAAGGAGTTCTCAATGCTGTAGGAGGTTTGGGGGTTAATGACTCCTTAAACTGGAAAACTAGATTGCGTGTTGCAAAGCAGCTTGCTAATGCTATTACATATCTTCATACAGCCTTCCCCAGACCCATCATTCATAGGAACCTAAAACACAGCTGTATTTTTTTGGACGATGAGTTTGTTCCCAAAATCTCTGACTTCTCTGACTCCATAACCATTCCTCCTGAGCAATCACATGTTGAAGATCTTGTGAAAGGGACATTTGGGTACCTTGACCCTGCGTATAGGAAGTCTGGTTGCATTACAGAGCAGACtgatgtttatagctttggTGTCATTTTACTTGTTTTCTTGACTGGACTAAATGCTtcaaaacaaaatcaagctGCAGAAAAGTGGGAGTCCCTTGTGTCATATGTAAAATTACATGCTTGTGATGACCAGTTTCAGATGATTGTTGATCCTAAAATACTCGAGGGTTTAGGAGGAGAAGATGAGCAAGCACAACAAAAGCAGTTGCATGAGTTCCTATCACTGGCATTGTTATgcactcaagacaaaagtgaaGCAAGGCCAGATATGATCGATGTGGCCAAGGAACTTGTACGAATTGAGAACTCTACCTTTCCTCCTCGCTAG